The following coding sequences are from one Tubulanus polymorphus chromosome 12, tnTubPoly1.2, whole genome shotgun sequence window:
- the LOC141913970 gene encoding uncharacterized protein LOC141913970: MSGDNSELKPGDKVFAKMKGYPHWPARIDLEKPGGLKAPKGKHLVFFYGTHELGILRPTDLYPYDKYKEKYAKENKRSGFNEGLWEIENNPKVKFGSESQDEGMSSQGNEDDSEPVENEDDANDDEDEDEGNLVIDEENSGRQKKTSKVPRKKTEKAKRVKKTPQPVKETTPPVSDEENPPSEEEPDNSEDEDFEYQSKKTKKRKSGSGGGRGRGKRGRSRSASSSRPSSRASSRSSRSNRQQSDSDDEEEEEEVKPAKKKLTSAKPRKPAAKKTAAKKPAAKKKKAASADGSESSSLSLSSSSDGEGEMSSKMSNWKKQDALRKQQIAKKIQEDEERRLREEEERIRKAAEELKREKQLLEQEEEEERKKAKSPRKKKKVEGSDDEVKPLKKHRHKKKDDEETKRSKRSQSDDDDEDKGNDSGNEEDGEEGAPARKKQKILSDSEEDEKPVAKKRGQKTSEKTTKRDEKRRTSTSSSATADAKKQQSNENRRKDSTKDRKKEKVVDEDSRSESPKDTVDKQQRKMDAKLSREEEKERLKRLKYEQKKKEKIQILATEKILPQMDAEIKRSLALGNADIDKCIAVMSQLDSLNVTGVVLKKNPDIVNTIKKCRKYKNSEKVRQKAEFIYNKFKAMFLIGEGENFAQVFQRESAEFKRKDSSCSEVNKENQQQLQQRGAGAAAEKPAADVAVTADDAKTVTLPTVDDSDSVPAAAVGKQTDEQQQQQPVVVDDNKNNEITIDESKNEVDDATTQNGGDTVAMETTDADVAVTTTNSVKNDSNVENSEKTTQQMHETMATVVMDVGGNDDSATVAMETDNADDTVATENTVATAEEENEEESSLPAHYFSNRPAIIPMFLDRPPVDETGQQPNDDSDTDDKGDNRDFEARIAALINRTDDDDQPPPVDGATTTATASDNDNNDDHDVAIDDDDDQSTPLVDEPSSSENLATIVEQSEPEPVVSEENQAVSVTTTTTEQTDETVAPPTTVTTATVTKRSGRSGVEDDPLIDDDELHNLLGI, from the exons ATGAGCGGCGATAATTCCGAGCTGAAACCCGGCGATAAGGTGTTCGCTAAAATGAAGGGTTATCCTCACTGGCCCGCGCGG ATTGATTTAGAGAAACCCGGTGGTCTGAAAGCTCCCAAAGGCAAACATCTCGTTTTCTTTTACGGTACACATGAACT tGGAATCCTGCGTCCGACAGATTTATATCCATACGACAAATACAAGGAGAAATACGCGAAGGAAAACAAACGCAGCGGTTTCAATGAGGGATTGTGGGAAATCGAAAACAACCCGAAAGTGAAGTTCGGTTCAGAG TCTCAAGATGAAGGCATGTCGAGTCAGGGTAACGAAGATGACAGCGAACCGGTGGAGAACGAAGATGACGCAAATGATGACGAAGACGAGGATGAAGGAAATTTAGTCATCGACGAAGAGAACAGCGGTCGCCAAAAG AAAACGTCGAAAGTTCCCAGAAAAAAAACGGAAAAA GCGAAACGCGTTAAGAAGACTCCGCAGCCGGTGAAAGAAACAACGCCACCTGTGAGCGATGAGGAGAATCCACCGAGCGAGGAAGAACCTGATAATTCGGAGGACGAG GATTTCGAGTACCAATCGAAGAAGACTAAAAAGCGTAAGTCCGGCAGCGGTGGCGGACGAGGCCGGGGAAAACGAGGACGATCGCGATCGGCTTCATCGTCGCGTCCGTCGTCGAGGGCGTCGTCTCGCAGTAGCCGTAGCAACCGGCAACAATCGGACAGCGACGACGAGGAGGAAGAGGAGGAGGTGAAACCTGCGAAGAAAAAATTGACGTCGGCGAAACCTCGAAAACCGGCCGCGAAAAAAACAGCCG CGAAAAAGCCGGCggcgaaaaagaaaaaagcgGCTTCTGCGGACGGGAGCGAATCGTCGAGTTTAAGTCTAAGTTCAAGCAGCGACGG GGAGGGGGAAATGTCATCTAAAATGAGCAACTGGAAGAAACAGGACGCGCTTCGCAAACAGCAAATAGCGAAAAAAATACAAGAGGACGAAGAAAG GCGTTTACGAGAGGAAGAGGAAAGAATTCGAAAAGCGGCCGAAGAAttaaaacgagaaaaacaATTATTAGAACAAGAGGAAGAGGAAGAACGAAAAAAAGCTAAATCACCGCGG aaaaagaagaaagttGAAGGCAGCGACGACGAAGTGAAACCGCTTAAAAAACATCGCCACAAAAAGAAAG ACGACGAGGAAACGAAGAGATCGAAACGATCGCAAagtgacgacgacgatgaagaTAAAGGAAATGATTCGGGAAATGAGGAGGATGGCGAGGAGGGAGCGCCGGCGaggaaaaaacagaaaatactcAGCGATAGTGAG GAGGATGAAAAACCAGTCGCTAAGAAACGCGGTCAAAAAACATCGGAGAAAACTACGAAAAGAGACGAAAAACGGAGAACATCGACGTCGTCGTCGGCGACAGCGGACGCCAAGAAACAACAGAGCAACGAGAACAGGAGAAAAGACTCGACGAAAGATCGGAAAAAAGAG AAAGTTGTGGACGAAGACAGTCGTTCTGAATCTCCGAAAGACACAGTCGATAAACAGCAGAGGAAAATGGATGCAAAATT AAGTCGCGAGGAAGAAAAAGAACGTTTGAAACGACTGAAATACGAACAgaagaaaaaagagaaaatacaAA TTTTGGCGACGGAGAAAATTTTACCGCAAATGGACGCGGAAATCAAGAGATCTTTAGCCCTCGGAAATGCG GATATAGATAAATGTATAGCTGTAATGAGTCAGTTAGATTCACTTAACGTCACTGGAGTGGTACTGAAAAAAAACCCAGACATCGtcaatactattaaaaag tGTCGTAAATACAAGAATAGCGAAAAAGTGCGACAAAAAGCCGAATTTATTTATAACAAATTCAAAGCGATGTTTCTGATCGGGGAGGGAGAGAATTTCGCTCAG GTTTTCCAGCGAGAATCGGCCGAATTTAAACGTAAAGATTCGTCGTGCTCCGAGGTGAATAAAGAGaatcagcagcagctgcagcagcgtGGCGCCGGCGCAGCGGCGGAAAAACCAGCAGCGGATGTCGCCGTTACTGCCGACGACGCGAAGACGGTAACACTACCGACAGTGGATGATTCGGACTCCGTTCCGGCTGCGGCCGTGGGTAAACAGACGGAcgaacagcagcagcagcagccggtCGTCGTCGATGacaataaaaacaatgaaataacaaTCGATGAATCTAAAAATGAAGTCGACGACGCGACGACTCAAAACGGTGGCGATACCGTCGCTATGGAAACAACGGATGCTGATGTCGCCGTGACGACGACGAACAGTGTTAAAAACGATTCAAACGTCGAAAACTCGGAAAAAACGACGCAACAAATGCATGAAACCATGGCGACGGTCGTTATGGATGTCGGCGGTAATGATGATTCGGCAACTGTTGCTATGGAGACTGATAACGCGGATGATACGGTTGCTACGGAGAATACGGTCGCTACGGCAGAAGAGGAGAACGAGGAGGAGTCATCGTTACCGGCTCATTATTTCTCGAATCGACCAGCGATTATTCCGATGTTCCTCGATCGACCGCCGGTCGACGAAACTGGTCAACAACCGAACGACGACAGCGACACCGATGACAAG GGCGATAATCGTGATTTCGAGGCTCGTATCGCGGCACTCATCAACCGTACGGACGACGACGACCAACCACCACCAGTAGATGGCGCTACTACCACTGCTACCGCTAGCGACAATGATAACAATGACGATCACGACGTTGccatcgacgacgacgacgaccaGTCGACTCCGCTGGTCGACGAACCGTCGTCGTCGGAGAACCTCGCTACGATCGTAGAACAATCGGAACCGGAACCGGTCGTCTCCGAGGAGAATCAAGCGGTATCCGTGACGACAACGACGACCGAGCAGACGGATGAGACAGTGGCGCCGCCTACTACTGTTACCACAGCGACGGTAACTAAGAGAAGCGGTCGATCGGGAGTCGAAGACGATCCGTTGATTGACGACGATGAACTTCATAATTTACTCGGCATTTAA